The Cytobacillus oceanisediminis genomic interval TTTCTTTATTTTCTTCGGTGTTTCCTTTACAGCGGATACCGTATTATTAAAGGTCTGTTTTTTATAATTGATATCTCCTTGAATTTCTTTCTGAGTTGCTCTCAGTTCGTCAACCCCATTTTTCAATTGATCAGCTTTTAGCTGCATGATAGTGCTTATAGCTGTCAGTTTCTTAATTGCCGGTTTGGCATCCTTGTAAGCTTTAAAAGCATAGATGCCCAGAAAGATCAGGGATGCTGCAATAAGAATCAAGCTTGCATATACAATGAACATTGTGACCTGCCTCCTCATGCTGGGTTTTTCTTATTGTTTACCCATTACAAATAAAAATTAACATTAAACCCCTGTATCCTTAATATAAAGGGGAATTCTCAGAATAAATTAAAGAATTGACCTTCATATTTGAGTTTGCTAGAATTATTTTCATTATATCAATATATTATTTTGTTTGGCTCAGGACATTGATCGATTGGTTTGCTGAGGCCATTCATTTTAACCTGTATATGTTCAGAGATAGGGTCTGAGCGTTTCTACCGGGCTGCCGTAAATAGCTTGACTACAGGGGATATAGCTTGTTCGAATCGGCATGCTATTTTCTTCTGTTTTCTTATGGCAGCTTCGCATATTGCGGAGCTTTTTTTATTGGTTACTAAATAAGGAGGGAATGGTATGTCATCTTTTTTCCGGTTTCGTGAAAGAGAAACATCATATAAACAGGAAACAATCGCAGGTTTAACGACATTTTTATCAATGGCATATATATTAATTGTAAATCCAATTATACTTAGCCAGGCTGGAATGGATAAAGGAGCTGTCTTTACGGCTACTGCGCTGTCAGCAATTATTGGCTCTTTATTAATTGGCTTGCTGTCCAATTACCCAATTGGGATTGCACCAAGCATGGGCCTCAATTCTTTCTTCACTTTTTCTGTCTGCATCGGCATGGGCATACCATGGCAAACGGCTTTAACTGGTGTATTTGTTTCTGGGATCTTATTTGTGATCTTAAGCTTATTAAAAATACGGGAAAAAATTATTAACATTATACCCAAGGATTTAAAACATGCAATAGCAGGCGGCATAGGCTTCTTTATTGCTTTTATCGGATTGAAAAATGCTGGCCTGATTGTAGGTAATGACGCGACATTTGTTGCGATTGGCGATTTTAAATCCCCAGTCACGCTGCTGGCTGTTTTCTGTTTTATCTTAACAATCGTTTTAATGGTAAGGGGAGTTAAAGGTGCCATTTTCTATGGTATGGTCATTTCAGCTGCTGCTGGAATGTTAATTGGCCTTATTGATAAACCGGAAAAAATTGTTGGGGCCATTCCGAGCCTTGAACCGACATTTGGTGAAGTTTTTCTGAATATTGATCAAATCTTTACGCCGGAAATGCTGGCAGTCATATTCACTTTCTTATTTGTTGCCTTTTTTGATACGGCTGGAGCCTTAATAGCCATTGCAAGCCAGGCAGGCCTGATGAAGAATAATGAAATCCCTAATGCAGGAAAAGCGCTTCTGGCAGATTCAAGTGCTACTGTAGTCGGTTCTGTGCTTGGAACTTCTACAACTGCCTCCATGATTGAGTCCAGTTCTGGGATTGCGGCTGGAGGAAGGACAGGCTTTACTTCAGTTATCATCTCTGCATGCTTCGCTATTGCATTATTCTTTTCTCCATTGCTCGGTGTTATTACGGCCGAAGTTACGTCTCCGGCACTTATCATTGTCGGAGCACTGATGGCTATGGAAGTGAAGCATATTGATTGGGGCAAACTGGAAATCGCCATTCCGGCGTTCGTGACCATCTTAATGATGCCGCTGACTTTCAGTGTAGCAACTGGGATTGCTCTCGGCTTCATCTTATACCCAATCACAATGCTGGCATTGAAAAGGCCAAAAGAAATTCATCCGATCATGTATGGATTATGTATTGCATTTATGGGTTATTTTGTTTATCTTGCATAAGGAAAAGGGCTGCCTGTATAGTCAGGCAGCCTTTTTGTGAATCCTATAATTGCTTTGAGAAATTGCAGGATTCACTTTTCTGCTGTTTCTGCTGAATATTATCATAAAATGTTTGACCCCGCTCTTTTAGTCTAAATTATAAGGAAACAATATAAAATCATTGAACAATAAGCCAATGTCATACATAATATATATGAGCATATATTCATATAAAGGGGTGTAATGTATGGGACACAGTCATGGGCACGGACATGGGCATTCACATGATCACCATCACACAGGCAATAAAAAGGCTTTAAAGTGGGCATTTATTTTGATTGCTTCATTTATGATTGTAGAAGTAATTGGAGGCATATGGACTAACAGCCTTGCGCTCCTATCGGATGCCGGACACATGCTGAGTGATGCAGCTGCGCTTGGCTTAAGTTTTCTGGCAATCAAAATAGGGGAAAAAAAGGCGACAAATTCAAAAACATTTGGCTATAAACGATTTGAAATTATTGCTGCTTCAATTAATGGCATTACACTTCTCTTGATTTCTCTCTATATTTTCTATGAAGCCTACCACCGCATTCTTGAGCCGCCGGCTGTTCAAAGTATGGGGATGCTGGTGATCTCATCGATCGGACTGCTCGTAAATATCGCAGCGGCATTAATATTAATGAGTGGGGATAAGGATCACAATTTAAATGTTAGGAGCGCTTTTCTGCATGTTCTTGGTGACTTGCTTGGTTCCGTTGGAGCTATAACAGCTGCGCTTCTAATTTATTTCTTCGGCTGGGGCATTGCGGACCCGATTGCAAGTGTAATGGTAGCAATTCTCATCCTTATAAGCGGGTGGAGGGTGGTAAAAGAGTCCTTTCATATTTTAATGGAAGGGACACCTTCCCACCTGAATCCTGAGGATATTAAAAGTGCGCTCCTTGGCCTTGCACATGTAAAAGATGTTCATGATCTTCATATTTGGACGATTACTTCTGGTTTCCCTTCTCTTAGCTGCCATCTTGTGATTGAACATAACGGCGGCCACGATGCAGTCCTTCATGCGGCGCAATCGGTACTGCATGATGAATATGGCATTGAGCATAGCACAATTCAAGTGGAAGGAGAAAGAAAAGGCTGCCCCGGCCATAATGAAAGCTGCAATTAATAGGGGCCAAAGGACAGCTTATTCATGAATGCTGGCTATGTTCGATTGCCTGGTTCAGTAAACTAATGACGTGTTCATCATCATGGCTGTAGAAAAGAGTGGTTCCTTCACGGCGGAATTTTACCAGCCGCAGGTTTTTCAAAAAGCGAAGCTGGTGAGAAACCGTAGACTGAAGCAGTGATAGGTATTCGGCAATCTCATTTACCGAATACTCTCCGTGAAATAATAAATGAAGAATTCTAAGCCTGGTTGGATCTGACAAAGCTTTGAATGTCTGGGAAACCATGAATAAGGTTTCTTCATCCAGATCGGCTGGGTACGACGTGTTTTCTTCTGTCATTTTGTTCACCTCTGCCTTTCATTATAATTCTGTTTTAAATAAAACGAAACCGCAGAGGTGTGCCCTCTGCGGTTTTACATATTATTTTGTCTTTCTGACTTCCTTGTGAATCTCATCAACCAGTTTTTTTATTTCTGCATGGATTTGTTCTTTTTCAAGGTTCAGTTCCTTTTTTATTTCAGGCATTGATTTTCCTTGTTCCTTCATTTGAATTATTTCGCCCAGATCCTTATTTGCCGCCTTTGCGATGGCTGCCCCGGAAATAAGGAAACGAAGAGGGACTCCTTTGTCAAGATACCCCTGCAGCACTTGGGGGGACTTGCCGGAATACTCGGAGACCTTTTGCAGAACAACTTGCTTATTAGTTTCAAGGAACTTATCCATGTGATGATGATGCTTCTTTATTTTGTCTAAATCCACTCCATACTGCTGTGCTGTTTTTTCCCAGGAAGAGTTATTTTTTTTATAAAATGCCAATACGTCTGCAACCTGTTTATTTGAAAACTTTGCAATGTGGGCAGCTATGAAGATTTCCTTTTTGGTGAATCCTTGTTCCAGAAGGGATTTCATTTGGGATTCATCAATCATTCTGTGATGGTGTTCATGTTTTTGCTCTTGTGCCGGTGATTGTTCCTTTGGTGCTGTTTCGGCGTTAACGGATAAAGCGGCCCCCATTAAAATAATGCAAAAAGACAATACTAATAGTAATTTTTTATTCATGCTGCACTGCACTCCTTTCAAAATTATAATTCGTATATAGCATTTCCCAAGATAAAGCGAAAGCATGAATAAATTTGGCTATCTTTTTCACGAAAACATTAAGGACAGAGATATTCATTGAAAAAAAACACTCATTTCGATTACATTAAGAAAAGAAGACTGTTCGGGGACGGTGATGGGAAAATGAAAATACTTGTTGTGGAAGATAATGAAAGTGTTTGTTCAATGCTTGGGATGTTCTTTATGAAAGAAGGATACCAAGGAGTCTTTGTCCATGATGGGCAGCAGGGGTTTGAGCATTTTAATAAAGAAAGATGGGACTTAATTATCGTCGATTGGATGCTTCCTATCATGGATGGAGTGACTCTCTGCCGTAAAATAAGGGAATTGAGCAAGGTCCCGATCATTATGCTGACGGCTAAAGATAGCGAGTCTGATCAGGTTCTGGGCCTTGAAATGGGTGCTGATGATTATGTGACCAAGCCATTCAGTCCGCTGACGCTAATGGCCAGGATCAAAGCGGTGACACGCAGGTTTCAGGCTGAAGCAGGATCAGTGGATGACCCCCACTATGTTGCCAGTGAATACTTCAAAATCAGCAAAGATTCCAGAGAGGCCTATTATAATGGGCAGCTTCTCAAGAATTTGACCCCAAAGGAATTTGACTTGCTGTATTATCTTGTAAAACATCCAAAACAGGTTTTTACAAGAGAGCAGCTGCTTGATAGTGTATGGGGTTATCAGTTTTATGGAGATGAAAGAACGGTAGATGTACATATAAAAAGGCTCAGGAAAAAAATAGGCACGGATGAGCAGCCTTTTATCCATACAGTATGGGGCGTGGGCTATAAATTTGATGAAACGGCAGCTGAAAATGAAAGTTAAATATTTTTATCAGCTGCTGATTAGCCATGTCAGCATCCTCATTCTGGCATTCCTGTTATTAAGCCTTCTTTTCTCCCAGTTTGTTGAGAATTATATTTTTGAAAATAAAGTGGAAGAGCTCGATTCCTATGGGGAACAGATCCTGACTGATTTAACAGTCAGGATAGAGGGGGATGAACAATTTTTAACAGAATACAGCCAGCTGCTTGATGCGAGGAATATAAAATATATACTCTTTGATCATAAAGGGAGGGTCTTGTATCCGGAGCTTAAATCAGATCCGATGATTCAGCTGACCAAATCTGAGTGGGCAGAAATTTCGAAAGGAAGTAAAGTAACTGTAAAGCATGATATAGAACGCTTTGGCCAGGAGGTAACATTGGTTGCCATGCCTTATATGCAGGGGGGCAATCTGGTTGGCGGAGTTTTGCTTCTGTCTCCTATAACTGGAGCTATGGAGGTTGTCAGCCAATTAAATCGATTTTTATTATATACCATTTTTATTTCGCTCTCTGCGACCATCCTGTTAAGCCTGGTTCTCTCTAAAAATCTGATCAAGAGGATAACGGACCTCAGGAATGCTGCCTCTATGATTTCATCCGGGAACTATGATGTAAATGTTCCATACACCTATATGGATGAAATCGGTGAACTGGCTAAAGACTTTAACGATATGGCAGCCAGGTTGAGGGAATCTAATGAAGAAATTAAAAGACTGGAGAATAGAAGGAGGAAATTCATTGCTGATGTCTCGCACGAGCTGCGGACTCCTTTGACCACCATCAGCGGTTTGGCTGAAGGCATTAAAGGAGGGCTGATCCCGGAGGCGGAAAAAGAAAAAGGGATGGTCCTGATTGACAGGGAAGCAAAGAGACTTATTCGTCTGGTAAACGAAAATCTGGATTATGAAAAGATCCGGTCCAATCAGCTGCAGCTGAATAAAATGGATATTGATCTTATGGAAGCCTTTGAAATTGTTAAGGAACAGCTGGAAATTCAGGCAGGGGAAAAAGGCAACAGGATTTATCTTGAGGCTGAAGAAGGGGTTTCAGTTCATGCAGATTATGACCGGCTTATTCAAATTTTGGTTAATATTGTAAAGAACAGCATACAATTCACCGATCAAGGCTCTATATTTTTAAGGGGAAGAGAAGATCCTGACCACACAGTGATCGAAATAGAAGACACAGGAATTGGCATCGATCCTCAAGAAATCGAGTCTATCTGGCTGCGTTTTTATAAAGCTGATCTATCCAGGACCAATCATTCCTTTGGTGAATTTGGCATTGGACTTTCCATTGTTAAACAGCTTGTTCAGCTGCACAGCGGAGAGATTGCTGTCAGCAGTGATAGAGGGGAAGGGACTAAATTTACGATTAGGTTTCCACGGAAAAAAGCATCTTTGCAATAAGGCAAAAAAAAGGAACAGCACTCTGATAGGCTGTTCCTTTTGTTCATTTATGACAATACCTCTGTTTCAGTAAAAGGCACTTCTTTTGCGGGTGCCGGCTCTTCTGTTTCTGGTACTGCTGTTACTTCAATATACTTAATATGGTGCTCTTCCATATCCAGAATTTTGAACCGGTAATTTTCATGTTCAATCATGTCGCCTTGTTTGGCTTCGTAGTTTTCAGTCAATATCCATCCGCCAATGGTATCGACATCTTCATCATTGATACCGGTACCCAGCAAGTCGTTAACTTCGCTGACAAGAACTTTGGAATCAATGATATATTGGCCTTCTTCCGTCTTTCTGACCATAGGCACTTCATCCATATCGAACTCATCACGGATTTCACCAACAATCTCTTCAATGATATCCTCAACAGTGACTAAGCCTGAGGTACCGCCGTATTCATCCATTAAGATGGCCATG includes:
- a CDS encoding DUF948 domain-containing protein, yielding MFIVYASLILIAASLIFLGIYAFKAYKDAKPAIKKLTAISTIMQLKADQLKNGVDELRATQKEIQGDINYKKQTFNNTVSAVKETPKKIKKWWNIKIPFIHQIK
- a CDS encoding NCS2 family permease, which codes for MSSFFRFRERETSYKQETIAGLTTFLSMAYILIVNPIILSQAGMDKGAVFTATALSAIIGSLLIGLLSNYPIGIAPSMGLNSFFTFSVCIGMGIPWQTALTGVFVSGILFVILSLLKIREKIINIIPKDLKHAIAGGIGFFIAFIGLKNAGLIVGNDATFVAIGDFKSPVTLLAVFCFILTIVLMVRGVKGAIFYGMVISAAAGMLIGLIDKPEKIVGAIPSLEPTFGEVFLNIDQIFTPEMLAVIFTFLFVAFFDTAGALIAIASQAGLMKNNEIPNAGKALLADSSATVVGSVLGTSTTASMIESSSGIAAGGRTGFTSVIISACFAIALFFSPLLGVITAEVTSPALIIVGALMAMEVKHIDWGKLEIAIPAFVTILMMPLTFSVATGIALGFILYPITMLALKRPKEIHPIMYGLCIAFMGYFVYLA
- a CDS encoding cation diffusion facilitator family transporter; translation: MGHSHGHGHGHSHDHHHTGNKKALKWAFILIASFMIVEVIGGIWTNSLALLSDAGHMLSDAAALGLSFLAIKIGEKKATNSKTFGYKRFEIIAASINGITLLLISLYIFYEAYHRILEPPAVQSMGMLVISSIGLLVNIAAALILMSGDKDHNLNVRSAFLHVLGDLLGSVGAITAALLIYFFGWGIADPIASVMVAILILISGWRVVKESFHILMEGTPSHLNPEDIKSALLGLAHVKDVHDLHIWTITSGFPSLSCHLVIEHNGGHDAVLHAAQSVLHDEYGIEHSTIQVEGERKGCPGHNESCN
- a CDS encoding ArsR/SmtB family transcription factor, which gives rise to MTEENTSYPADLDEETLFMVSQTFKALSDPTRLRILHLLFHGEYSVNEIAEYLSLLQSTVSHQLRFLKNLRLVKFRREGTTLFYSHDDEHVISLLNQAIEHSQHS
- a CDS encoding response regulator transcription factor → MKILVVEDNESVCSMLGMFFMKEGYQGVFVHDGQQGFEHFNKERWDLIIVDWMLPIMDGVTLCRKIRELSKVPIIMLTAKDSESDQVLGLEMGADDYVTKPFSPLTLMARIKAVTRRFQAEAGSVDDPHYVASEYFKISKDSREAYYNGQLLKNLTPKEFDLLYYLVKHPKQVFTREQLLDSVWGYQFYGDERTVDVHIKRLRKKIGTDEQPFIHTVWGVGYKFDETAAENES
- a CDS encoding sensor histidine kinase; the encoded protein is MKVKYFYQLLISHVSILILAFLLLSLLFSQFVENYIFENKVEELDSYGEQILTDLTVRIEGDEQFLTEYSQLLDARNIKYILFDHKGRVLYPELKSDPMIQLTKSEWAEISKGSKVTVKHDIERFGQEVTLVAMPYMQGGNLVGGVLLLSPITGAMEVVSQLNRFLLYTIFISLSATILLSLVLSKNLIKRITDLRNAASMISSGNYDVNVPYTYMDEIGELAKDFNDMAARLRESNEEIKRLENRRRKFIADVSHELRTPLTTISGLAEGIKGGLIPEAEKEKGMVLIDREAKRLIRLVNENLDYEKIRSNQLQLNKMDIDLMEAFEIVKEQLEIQAGEKGNRIYLEAEEGVSVHADYDRLIQILVNIVKNSIQFTDQGSIFLRGREDPDHTVIEIEDTGIGIDPQEIESIWLRFYKADLSRTNHSFGEFGIGLSIVKQLVQLHSGEIAVSSDRGEGTKFTIRFPRKKASLQ